In the Clostridium cellulovorans 743B genome, TTTTGCTTTTTCACTTGATGCAACTAATACCGCAGGATCTCCTGCTCTTCTTGGAGAAACTTTTGCTGGAATAGGGTGCCCAGTAACTCTTCTTGCTGCTTCAATCATCTCTTTAACAGAGAAACCATTTCCGTTTCCAAGGTTAAACACATCACTATCAGCTCCAGATCTTAATCTTTCTAAAGCTAAGATATGACCTTCAATTAAATCTCTTATATAAATATAATCCCTTATACAAGTACCATCAGCTGTTGGATAATCATCACCATAAATCATTATGCTTTCTCTTTTCCCTAATGGAACTTGCAGTATTAATGGTATTAAATGAGTTTCTGGTGAATGAGCCTCTCCAATTAAACCATTTTCATGTGCTCCTGCAACATTGAAATATCTAAGTGCTATAAACTTAATGCCATGAGCTTGATCACACCACTTCATCATCTTTTCCATAGCTAATTTAGTTTCACCATAAGTATTTGTTGGATTAGTATCTAAAGATTCTACTACTGGTACAGTTTTTGGTTCACCATAAACTGCTGCTGTAGATGAAAATACTATTTTCTTTACATCATTTGCTATCATCGCTTCTAAAAGCTTTTGTGCTCCATAAACATTGTTATTATAATACTTAAGAGGTTTCTCCATGCTTTCTCCTACTAGAGAATTAGCTGCAAAGTGAATAACTGCATCTATGGAATTTTCTTTGAATACCTTATTCATAAAATCAAAGTCTATTACATCTCCTTCATAGAACTTAGCCTTCTCATGAACTGCTGCTCTATGACCAGTTTGAAGATTATCAACAACTACTACGTCTTCGCCTCTTTCAATTAATTCATATACACAATGTGAGCCTATATATCCAGCTCCTCCACATACTAAAACGCTCATATTTGACCATCCTTTCACAAAGTAAATTTTTTTGTTTACTTAAGTTTTCTTGCTCCATCTCCTACATTTACTACATAGAAATCTGCAGTATATCCGATTTTTTCTTTATATTGGTCTCCAACATTTTTTATGAAGTTATCAATTTCAGAATTTTTTACTATACTAACAGTACAACCACCAAAGCCAGCACCAGTCATTCTTGAACCAATAACACCCTCTTGTTTCCAAGCAAGTTCAACTAAAGTATCAAGTTCAATTCCTGTAACTTCATAGTCATCTCTTAAAGATATATGTGAAGCATTCATAAGCTGTCCAAATGTAGCTAAATCTCCGTTATTTAAAGCTTCTACTGCCTTTAATGTTCTTTGATTTTCGTAAACAGCATGCTTTGCACGTTTTATCTTTATTTCATCACCTATAAGATTTTTATTTTCTTCGAAAATTTCTTCTGTTAATTCTCCAAGAGCATTTATATCTAGTTTTTCTTGGAGTTTAGCAAGAGCAGCTTCACATTCTGATCTTCTTTCGTTATATTTTGAATCTGCTAAGCCACGACGTTTATTTGTGTTTGCAATGATTATTGAAGCATCTCCTAATTCAACTGGAGCATACGTATATTTTAATGTATTTGTATCAAGAAGAACTGCACAGTTTTCTTTTCCCATACCTATTGCAAATTGGTCCATTATGCCTGAATTTACTCCTATAAATTCATTTTCCGCAAGTTTGCTCATCTTAACCATGGAAATCATATCCACATCTACATTAAATAAATCTTTCAATACTATTGAAGTTGCAAGTTCAATTGAAGCTGATGAAGAGAGACCTGCTCCGTTTGGTATATTTCCATAGAATAATACTTCAAAACCTTGCTCGATTTTAAATCCGTTTTGGCCAAATGCCCAAATTACACCCTTTGGATAATTTGCCCAATCATGTTCTTTTAAATTAGTTAGTTCGTTTACACTGAACTCAATTATTCCCAATTGTTCAAAGTTATCAGAATATAGTCTAACTTTGTTATCATCTCTTTTTCTCGCGATAGCATAAGTACCTATAGTTAACGCACAAGGGAATACGTTACCACCATTATAGTCTGTATGCTCTCCTATCAGATTAACTCTACCTGGTGCAAAGTATGTTTCTACATTTTCTGAGTTTCCAAAAACTTTTGCAAAGTTATTTACTAATTGTTTTATCATAATTTATTATTCTCCCAACTAATTTATTGTTATATCTACATTATAAATTTGTATCGTAAAAAAAGCAACGGGTTTCAAGTAAAATTTTACTGATTTTTTACTAATATTTTTATCATTCCTATTAATTTTTATCCATAAGTTAATTTAATTGTTATTTTCCTCTGAACTATTTAATATACTTACTCTGAACAACTGTTGTTGTATTCTATGGTTTATAGAGTTATCACGAAAGGCAGGTGTTTATATGAGCAAAGTTTATTCTGTAGTTGTAGCTTTCATTTTAGTTTATGCTATCCTACCTAACATTTACTTCAGACTATTCTCTCACCAAGTACTAAAAAGAGCAGCTACAAAAAAGAAAATTGTAGCATTAACTTTTGATGATGGCCCTGATCCTAGATATACTCCAGAACTTCTAAATGTATTAAGGAAAAACAATGTAAAATGCACTTTTTTTGTTCTAGCTGAAAATGCTTTAAAATATCCTGAACTAATAAAAAGTATAAAAGATGACGGACACTATATAGGGCTACATTCCTTAAGACATATAAACGCTATAGTTGAATCACCAAAAAAGACTAGAAACACTTTTTTAAAATCCATAAGTATAATGGAAAAACTAGGGGTTAAAATAACTCTATTTAGACCACCTTGGGGAATGGTTAATCTATCAACTATGTTCTACACTAGAACAAATCACTTTAAACCAATACTATGGTCCACCCATTCCTATGATTGGATTGGCTGGAATACCGTTGAAAATATCAAAAGTCTTCTGCTAAAAAGAATACGCCCCGGAGACATAGTTCTTCTACACGATGGAAGAGGAAAAAATAATGCCCCCAAAAGAACTATTGCAGCCCTTGAAACAGTAATACCAAAACTAAAAAAAGAAGGTTACGAATTTGTACTAGTAAAAGATCTCTAAAGGAGT is a window encoding:
- the galE gene encoding UDP-glucose 4-epimerase GalE, with the protein product MSVLVCGGAGYIGSHCVYELIERGEDVVVVDNLQTGHRAAVHEKAKFYEGDVIDFDFMNKVFKENSIDAVIHFAANSLVGESMEKPLKYYNNNVYGAQKLLEAMIANDVKKIVFSSTAAVYGEPKTVPVVESLDTNPTNTYGETKLAMEKMMKWCDQAHGIKFIALRYFNVAGAHENGLIGEAHSPETHLIPLILQVPLGKRESIMIYGDDYPTADGTCIRDYIYIRDLIEGHILALERLRSGADSDVFNLGNGNGFSVKEMIEAARRVTGHPIPAKVSPRRAGDPAVLVASSEKAKEILGWTPKCMNVEEIIASAWNFHNTHKNGFED
- a CDS encoding galactokinase, which codes for MIKQLVNNFAKVFGNSENVETYFAPGRVNLIGEHTDYNGGNVFPCALTIGTYAIARKRDDNKVRLYSDNFEQLGIIEFSVNELTNLKEHDWANYPKGVIWAFGQNGFKIEQGFEVLFYGNIPNGAGLSSSASIELATSIVLKDLFNVDVDMISMVKMSKLAENEFIGVNSGIMDQFAIGMGKENCAVLLDTNTLKYTYAPVELGDASIIIANTNKRRGLADSKYNERRSECEAALAKLQEKLDINALGELTEEIFEENKNLIGDEIKIKRAKHAVYENQRTLKAVEALNNGDLATFGQLMNASHISLRDDYEVTGIELDTLVELAWKQEGVIGSRMTGAGFGGCTVSIVKNSEIDNFIKNVGDQYKEKIGYTADFYVVNVGDGARKLK
- a CDS encoding polysaccharide deacetylase family protein yields the protein MSKVYSVVVAFILVYAILPNIYFRLFSHQVLKRAATKKKIVALTFDDGPDPRYTPELLNVLRKNNVKCTFFVLAENALKYPELIKSIKDDGHYIGLHSLRHINAIVESPKKTRNTFLKSISIMEKLGVKITLFRPPWGMVNLSTMFYTRTNHFKPILWSTHSYDWIGWNTVENIKSLLLKRIRPGDIVLLHDGRGKNNAPKRTIAALETVIPKLKKEGYEFVLVKDL